One Vanessa cardui chromosome 23, ilVanCard2.1, whole genome shotgun sequence DNA segment encodes these proteins:
- the LOC124539606 gene encoding actin cytoskeleton-regulatory complex protein PAN1-like: MEVDTELSSDALIRRKRPYEGLVIFNSDSDTETEMRMAAKSKPAIRGKTTKGRGSGLARAKAELKAKANEAREEAFERSLRSRAFRKEPPQAVLDSEESSSSDVHTKDPTKMGAEELRAQAGRSAALILEVAQKSSNLKGGFGKKLRESAAALQAIVDALASRTEAEETRKLRADNGRLRKEVDSLKAEVKAHRRDFAEMRSTVAVVNEASTSSAHDARAVDNIKASIISSIGVMINARFAELEERLPPAKIQRPPLAADKRRESAQQIAVSRAQAVNSAPPLTSAPLPKRVPSAAPPAPVAGCSSASLVSETIPPQVVQEMSWSTVIKKGKKGKQAHSPAGTNATVANTVLKTPQAAKPKLTAPRTAAVVVTLQPEAEQKGVTYAQILERAEQGIKLQELGINGGLKVRRSATGARVLELPRAQSDQAEKLADKLRTVLDGVASVVHPVKKVDIKVTGLDDSVTKDKIIAAVAREGNCAPEDLRCGEIARGPGYMGMVRVACPIAAAKKLSDAGRLLVGWSSARVCVLEQRPLRCY; this comes from the coding sequence ATGGAAGTCGATACTGAATTATCGTCCGATGCCCTAATTCGCCGAAAAAGGCCATATGAGGGCCTCGTTATTTTTAACTCCGATTCCGATACGGAGACGGAGATGAGGATGGCTGCAAAAAGCAAGCCTGCTATTCGCGGCAAAACTACTAAAGGTCGTGGAAGTGGTCTTGCTCGGGCTAAGGCTGAGCTGAAGGCCAAGGCCAATGAGgctagagaggaggccttcgaaCGATCGCTTCGTAGTCGAGCGTTTCGAAAGGAACCTCCTCAGGCTGTTTTGGACTCCGAGGAATCTTCTTCCTCGGATGTCCACACCAAGGATCCCACAAAAATGGGCGCCGAGGAACTTCGCGCACAGGCTGGTCGAAGCGCAGCCCTCATTTTGGAGGTGGCACAAAAGTCCTCCAATTTAAAAGGAGGATTTGGCAAAAAGCTGAGggagtcggcggctgcactacaggCCATTGTAGATGCCTTAGCGTCTCGGACGGAAGCCGAGGAGACTCGAAAGCTCCGCGCTGATAACGGacgcctgcgcaaagaggtagacagcctcaaggccgaggtgAAGGCTCACCGTCGCGATTTTGCGGAGATGCGGTCCACGGTCGCTGTGGTCAATGAGGCATCCACCAGCTCTGCACACGATGCTCGGGCGGTGGATAATATAAAAGCCTCAATTATATCGTCGATAGGCGTTATGATCAACGCCCGATTTGCCGAATTGGAGGAACGCCTTCCTCCGGCTAAAATACAGCGCCCACCATTAGCTGCTGATAAGAGGCGGGAATCAGCACAGCAAATTGCTGTGTCCCGAGCGCAGGCAGTCAATTCGGCTCCACCGTTGACTTCTGCACCCCTACCTAAGCGGGTTCCATCAGCTGCCCCACCGGCACCTGTTGCTGGCTGTTCAAGCGCCTCGCTCGTGTCGGAGACAATTCCACCTCAGGTGGTCCAGGAAATGTCCTGGTCCACTGTAATTAAAAAGGGGAAGAAGGGGAAACAGGCTCACTCTCCGGCTGGAACAAATGCCACGGTGGCGAACACGGTGCTTAAGACACCTCAAGCGGCCAAGCCTAAGCTGACTGCtcctcgtacagctgcagtagTGGTTACGCTGCAGCCAGAAGCGGAGCAGAAAGGTGTCACATATGCTCAGAtcttggagcgcgctgagcaaGGCATTAAACTGCAAGAACTCGGCATCAATGGAGGGTTAAAAGTCCGACGCTCCGCGACGGGAGCCAGGGTGCTGGAGCTGCCGAGAGCACAGTCGGACCAGGCCGAAAAACTAGCCGATAAGCTCCGCACAGTGTTGGATGGGGTGGCCAGCGTCGTTCATCCCGTAAAAAAAGTGGACATTAAGGTGACGGGGCTAGATGACTCCGTCACCAAAGATAAGATTATCGCCGCAGTCGCCCGCGAGGGGAATTGTGCCCCTGAAGACCTAAGATGTGGAGAGATTGCACGTGGGCCCGGTTACATGGGTATGGTCCGCGTGGCATGTCCAATAGCTGCGGCAAAGAAACTGTCTGACGCCGGTCGTCTcttggttgggtggagctcggccagggTATGCGTGCTAGAGCAGCGCCCTTTGCGCTGCTACTAG